TGACGAAGCTGGAAACGGCGATCGCCAAAGCAAAGGCTACCGGGGATACGACCTTAGTGGCTCGGTTAGAGGCGGTGGAACAACAGTTGTTGACGGCCATGGGTCGGAGCACCGGTGTGGGCACGGGATTGCCACAAACCGGTGAAGCGCACCATAGCGTGGCACAACTCTTAGGCTTAGCTTTAGCGGGCAGTCTGTTAGGCAGTTGGCTACTTCGGCGGAAGCGTCAAGATTAGAGTTCACGCCGAACGACTAGTTGATATTCCATGAACAGTTAACCGGTTACGCTAAAACAGCGTGAAGCAAAGAGCGCAGGCTGTGCGCCTTAACGTCAAAAGTACCCATTATTCCTGAATTTGGAATAATGGGTACTTTTGCGTGCCATGACCTAACTTGTCGTTTGGCGCAGGTGACGGTACCAGCGCAGAGCAAACTAGATGAAGCCGCGGCTAACCTTTAAAAATTGATGAGGTGGTTAGAACGTCCACCCCTTATCTACGGAGACGATGACGCCGTTGACGTAGCTGGCCTTGTTCGAGGCGAGGAACAGTGCGGTCTGGGCAATTTCATCGTAAGTTCTCGTGGCCACTTGTAGACCGCCAGCCTCTTGAGCACGCCGGACACGTAGCGGTTCAACCACGTCCGCTTGGATGTTCCCCGGGGTGATGGCGTTGGTGCGAATGCCATGAGTGGCGTACATGTAAGCCGTATTTTTGGTGAGATTCGTGATGGCCCGTTTGGAAGCCGCATAGGCGGTTTCGGCCTGATCCCCCGTGATGGCACCGATCGTGGCTACGTTGACAATCACACCGTGGTGCTGGCGCGTGAAGACGTGTAAGGCTTCACGGGTGACTAGGGTCACGCTGGCCGTATTGATGGTGGTGACCTGGTCCCAAAGCTTATCGCCAAAGGTCTCGGGGGCAATCAACCGGTTCATTGAACCGGCGTGGTTGATTAAGCCATCCAAGCGGCCGAAGTGCTGAGTAGCGGTCGTGAGTAACGTCTGAACGTCGGTAGGGTTCGTCACGTCGGCCGGAACCGCAATGGCTTCGAGGCCAGCCTGCGTCAGCTGGGTGACCGTGGTGGTGAGGGCGCTTCCCGGTAAGTCGACAGCGATGATCTTAGCGCCTTCTCGGGCAAACAGTGCGGCCGTTTGCCGTCCTATTGCTGATCCAGCTCCCGTAATTAACATGACTTGGTCTGCTAGTTGTTGACCCATAGAAAACACTCCTTTGATTAATTACTTTCATTAAACCATAGTGGCCTAAGAATGCGCTAAGCACACTGTTAAACGGGGCTAAGAGGATTATTAAAAATGCTCATAGTTGCACTAATCGATGGTTAATCTTAAAAAACATCAATGGTATTCGTGGCTTACACACAAGAAGATTGACAATTTCAAGACTAGGTGTAACAATACAAGTAACAACAGGTAACTGGAAAGGAAGTTTTGCCATGCGTTACGTAATTACCGGAGCGACGGGGCACTTGGGCCAAGCGGTGGTCCGACAGTTGGCCAAATTAGTAGATCCACAGACAATCAGGTTAGGCGTACACACCCCGGCGAAGGCGGCTAGTTTTGCGGCCCAGGGGATGACGGTGAAGGCCTTGGACTACCGCCAACCAACCACCGTTCAAGCAGTCCTTCAAGATGCCGACGTGGCGATCTATATTCCTAGCAAGAGTCACGATAGTTTTAGTCGGGTGACTGAGTTCGAACACGTCTTAAGCGCCGTGGAAGGGGCCCACGTGGGACACTTGATCGTGATGGGCTTTATTGCCGATCAAGCCGATAACCCGTTTGCGCTATCCGCCTTTTACGGTTACGTTCCGCGACGGTTGGCCCAGACGAACTTATCGTATACGATTTTACGCAACGCCCTGTACGCCGATCCGCTGGTGCCCTACCTTCCCGAATTGATCGACCGACACAACGTCATCTACCCCATGGGGGATGCGTCATTAAGCTTTATCAGCCTGGAAGAGAGTGCTGCGGCGTTCGCCAAGGTAGCGGTGACGCCAGCACTCTGGCGGCAAACCACTTACACGCTGACCCAGGAACGGTCCTACACCATGCCGGCGCTGGCGGAAGTCCTGAGCACGGTTAGTGGGCATACTATCGGGTACGCCCCGGTGACGTTGCGGCAGTTCGCTGAACTCTATAATCAAGGCAATGAGGGGCATATGCTGGCGTCGATGTACGCGGGTGGGGCCCGCGGACTCTTGGCGACGGTAACCGACGACTACCGGCGGATTATGGGGCGTCCCGCGCAAAGTCTGCCTGACTTCTTGACAGCGGCATTGCGCACGCAGGCTTAGTGGAGGTGAGCAACCATGCGGTATTCGCATAAGTTAAGTGATGCGGTGCATATTTTGGCCTACATCGACATTTATCATGATCAGAATCTTGCTAGCACGGCGATTGCGGCTAGTGTGGAATCCAATCCGGCACTGGTCCGCCGGTTGATGGTGGCTTTGCGTCGAGCCAAGCTGTTGACGACGCAACAGGGCGCTGCTCAGCCGCGGTTGACCCGCACACCAAGTGAGATCACGCTGCTAGACGTTTACCGGGCGGTGGCGGATGACGGTAATTTGTTGCACGTCGATGATAAGACCAATCCCCAATGCATCGTGGGTGGAAACATCCAGGAAACCCTGCGTGAGGCTTATCAAGAGGTCCAGCAAGCGGCGGAAGCTCAGATGGCCCAGATTACTTTGGCGACCTTGATTACACAGATTTGGGCCCGTCAGCGGCAACGGGAAGCGGCGGAGCGTTAATTTGAAAATTTGTTACAGAAAGTGGCCACCGCGGCGTGAACGGGGTGGCCATTTTTATGTCCATAAGAATTGTTTTGGTGAGAAATTAATCTATAAAAAAACAATTTTATAAACATACTATGTGCTAAACTGAATTGTGAATAGGATTAGTTCTTGAGGATATCAGGACAGGGGTGGATGAGGATGAAAGGATTGACGCCGAAACGCCAGTCTGAGTTGCGTCGCAGCAACCAGAAGACACATTTTAAACTCTATAAGGCAGGTACAAAGTGGGTGACCGCAGCCATTTCAGCAATCGGGGGGTTGCTGGGAATTGGGTTGACCACCACGATAACGGCTGCAGCCAACAGTAATGTGGGGGTCGCGCAGGAAGTTGATACTAATGAGGTTGCGGCCACACAGGCTAAGGGGACCATTCCCGCAACGTCGGAATCTACGGCATCTACCAGTGAGTCGGCCTCGGTCTCAACGGCTATCTCCCAGGGATCGGTCGCTTCGGGGAGTACGGCACGGCGGTCCTTGGCGGATCGGGATAGTGCGGTCAACGATTCACAAACAGCCGCGAGTGTCAGCCAACGTCAAGCAGCTGATACCAGCGAATATCAGGTCTATTCGACTGCCAAAGCGTCCACGACAGCGGCCCAGCACTCACTCAGTTTGCAAGAAATTTCGGCGTCGGTGGATAGTTTACAAGCGAACACTTCGGTGACCGACCAGCAGGTGTCGGCGGTGTCTGAAGCGGAAAGCAGCCTGAGTGATGCGTCGAGCGCTATTTCCCAATCGCTGAGTGAGTCCGTCGAGCGCCAACAGCTGGTCGACCAGTCTACCTCTAAATCGGAATCATTAGCGGAATTAAGCGCGCAGGCGGCGTCAAAGCGGGCGGCCAGTGCGGCCGACGATTCCGTTTCGCAGGCGTCAATGAGTACGGCGTCGTTTAGCCAGCAGGAAAGTTTGGTTGGCTCTGTGAGTGGCTCATTGTCGACGGTGGAAGTAGCGTCGATGAGTACCATTGCGGATGCGTCGGCGTCGATTAATAGTCAGAATCTCGCTTACGCATCGGCCTCCCAGGAAATTGTCGATCGGACCAGTATCGTGGATTCTGAATTTGAAGACTCGATGGCTTCGGTTAAAAGCATGTATGATAACCTAGCGTCGGTTTTTAATCAGTCGTTTGCGGATAGCGAATTATACGATGATTCGGCCGAATTAGCGTCACGGGTATCGGCGATTGGCAGTGCTGCAACGGTCAACGCCGCCGTTAGAACGTCCGTTGCGCAAACGGCGGCGGCTAACGAAAGCCGCTATTCGGCGATTGTCGCGGCGGCTGCGTCAGTGTCCACGGCGTTAGGGTCGGTCGCCACGTCCGTCTCGTTGGTCAGTCTCAGTGCTTGGTCGCAATCGGAGGGGAGCCGTGAAGCCGCCGTCTCCACGTTTGAAGCTAGTTTATCCGGTGATTCACGTCAGGTCACCCGGCAGCTGTCCATGGTTTCGGCCAGTGAGGCTAGTATGAGTGATCTGTTGGCGGCAGATAGCGCTGCTTCGTTGAGCCTTCGCGTGGTATCGGCGAACCAGGGGGCTTCTACCGCGGCTGAACAGTTAACCAGTGTACAAGCCGATCGCCAGGAAGCCGGTCGTGAAGCCGCTTCGTTGAGTACGGCCGAAGGAAGCTTGAGTCAACGGGTGAGCCGAGACCAAAGTCAATGGTCCGTCACCCTAGATTCGCAATCACTGGCCTCAGCTAGTGGGGATCAAAGTTTATCGGTAAAGTCGGCGTCGATTTCAGAAATTGTTGCGGAGCGGACGTCGGGGCAGTTGGCCTCACAGGTGGCGTCCACGTCAACCGTCTACGCCAATCAAACGAGTAGTTTGGCCGCTCAATCGACTCAGCTAGCGAGTGTGGCTTCGGGAGCCTCACTGTCCGTTTCCATATTTGGCCTTGCCTCACAGTCGATTGCCAACGAATTGTCGACGGCCTCGGCGAGCCTGGTCAGTCTGGCCTCGACCATGGGAACGTTAGCGGATAACCCGTCGCGTTCATTGATTAGCTTAATCGATGGGTCGACAACTTTTACTGCCAGTCTAACCAGTACCACTTCTGCGTACCAGTCAGGCTTGATGAGCCTGAGTGCGCAATCCTTAGCGGCCGCAGCGGAATCATTGTCGGTGGTGTCCCTGTCATTAGTGAGTCAGCAACGGGCCTCACAATCAGTTCAGCAATTAGCTGACGAGGTCGCCAGCCGAACCGCTAGTTTGGCAACCCGCAAAGCGTCCTTGACTAACGCGGTGACTTCCGTGATTGCAGCTGAAACCAGTGCAAGTACAGCGAGCGCGTCGGCGTTGCAGCGCGAGCAGTCACTCTCGGCCAGTCAGTGGGCGGCTAGCCAGGCTTCCGTTAGTGCTAACGAGGATAGCGTGGCGTCGGTCAACCAGGTCGCCTCGGTAACCGCGAAAACGGCTGCTAGTGTGGCGAAAACCATTAGCGAGACTAGTCAGGGGGATGCCAGTGTTTCCGCATCCGAAGTCAGCTTGGCACAACGGATTAGCCAAGATCAAAGCCAATGGTCTGTCACGGAAGATTCGACGGCGATTCGGTCGGAGAGTCTTAAGCGCAGTCAAGCAATGGTCTCGGAGTCGACGCGGGTAAGTCAACGAACATCTATGGCCAATAGTCAGTCGACCAAGTTGGCGGAGCAGTCGCAGTCAAATGCCAAGTCCTTGGAAAGCTTGGGACAACAATCAACGAGTGCGTTAACGGCGGCATCCGCTATTTCGACCGCCGTAGCCAGTCTGACGAAGACCAGTCAGGCGGTACAATCCTTACAAGAGTCGTTGACATCATTGAGTGAACCGGATCGGGCCCAATCTGAAGCCCTAGATAGCCTGGCTGAGCAACAACAGAGTGTCGTTACGGCCCAGTCGCAGTATTCAACATCTTTGACTAGGGTCTGTCTTAAAACTCGATCACCGATTTAAGTGATCATCCATTACCCTTTACTGAAAAGAATCCAGTTTATTTATTGTTATAACTCGTATAAGCTGGAGGGCCAGTCAGAAGTGGGCTCAGGGGTGAAATTTGTGTTGGCCGGTGTCCTTTGCCGGCCTAGACAAAGGTCGGTCTTCAAGACCTGGGCTATGGGCTTGAAGCCGTGCCCACCCCGTTCCAGCCCGTTTCTGACTGGCCCGGAGGCGCTGAATACTCAAAATTAGTCTTTTAAGACAGGCCCTAGTTTGAGTGAGGTTTCGGTGGCGGCATCGGTCACGTCAATTTCGCTGGCCTCGCTGTCTGTGGTCAGCGAACAACAGCAGTCAAATTCTGTGTTGAGCTTAGCTCGTGAGGCGTCGGCGAGTGCTGCCAGTTTGTCGGCCCGTGAGGCCTCGTTAGCTAGCGCTGGTGCCTCGGTTTCATTGGCGGAGGCCAGTGCAAGTGCCGCGTCAACGCTGAGGTCACAAGAGGCATCAACGTCTAAAAGCAAATCTTTATCGCAAAGCCTTTCAGTTTCACAAAGTACATCGACTAGTGTTTCGCAGTCGGAATCGGCAGAAAAATCGTTATCTGAAAGTGCGAAATCGCAATCACTGAGTGAATCAACCAGCGTTTCGGAATCGGAAAGTCTCTCGGAGTCGCAATCGTTAAGTACATCGACTAGTGTTTCGCAATCAGAATCAACAGAAAAATCATTATCCGAAAGTGCATCACAGTCAGAATCAGAGTCGTTATCCGAAAGTGCATCACAGTCAGAATCAGAGTCGTTATCCGAAAGTGTTTCACGGTCAGAATCAGTGAAAAAATCGCTATCTGAAAGCCTCTCGACATCGCAGTCGCTAAGCACATCGACTAGTGTTTCGCAATCAGAATCGTTGTCGGCAAGTTTGAAGTCACAAAGCCTCTCAGAGTCGCAGTCGGTAAGCACATCGACCAGTGTTTCAGAATCGGAATCGTTATCTGAAAGTGTAAAGTCGCAAAGTCTCTCAACGTCGCAGTCGCTAAGCACATCGACTAGTGTTTCGCAGTCAGAATCGTTGTCGGCAAGTTTGAAGTCGCAAAGTCTCTCGGAGTCACAGTCGCTAAGTACGTCAACTAGTGTTTCACAATCAGAATCAATATCGGAAAGTGCGAAGTCAGAAAGTCTTTCGACATCGCAGTCGGTAAGCACATCGACCAGTGTTTCAGAATCGGAATCGTTATCCGAAAGTGCAAAGTCGCAAAGTCTCTCGGAGTCACAGTCGCTAAGTACATCGACCAGCGTTTCGCAATCAGAATCGTTGTCGGCAAGTTTGAAGTCACAAAGTCTCTCGACATCGCAGTCACTAAGTGCGTCAGCTAGTGTTTCAGAATTGGAATCGTTATCCGAAAGTGCAAAGTCGCAAAGTCTCTCGGAGTCACAGTCGTTAAGTACATCGACCAGCGTTTCGCAATCAGAATCGTTGTCGGCAAGTTTGAAGTCACAAAGTCTCTCGACATCGCAGTCACTAAGTGCGTCAGCTAGTGCTTCAGAATCGGAGTCGTTATCTGAAAGTGCAAGGTCGCAAAGTCTCTCAACGTCACAGTCATTAAGCACGTCAACTAGCGTTTCGCAATCGGAATCAATGTCTGAAAGTCTTTCGACATCGCAGTCGGTAAGCACATCGACCAGTGTTTCAGAATCGGAGTCGTTATCCGAAAGTGTTGCAAAGTCTGAAAGTCTCTCAGAGTCGCAATCGTTAAGTGCATCGACTAGCGTTTCGCAATTCAAATCAGTGGAAAAATCACTATCTGAAAGTGTGTCACAGTCGGAATCAATGTCGGAAAGTGCGAAGTCAGAAAGTCTCTCGACATCGCAGTCGCTAAGCACGTCGACTAGTGTTTCGGAATCGGAGTCATTATCCGAAAGTGCCTCCCGGTCGAAATCATTAGCGGAAAGTCTAAAATCGCAGAGTCTGGTCTCGCAATCGGAGTCGACGTCACGCAGCTTGGCCTCGATGGAGAGTAGGTCGTTGCAATCCGAATCGATTGCTCAGAGTAAGGCCAGCGCAGCCAGTCTTTCCGCATCAATTAGCTCTTCACAAGTAGTGTCCACGTCGCAAAGTTTAAGCGCGAGTGCTGCAGTGGTGGCGAGTCAGAGCCTATCACGGCAACAGAGTCAGTCGCAATCACGAAGCCGCAGCGTGGCAATTTCTCTAGAGCTGAGTCAGTCAATTGCGCAGAGTGAAGCTCAGTTTTCGACGGCAACGAGTCAGAGTCAAAATCAGGTCACTCGGCCAATTGGGGCGCCGACCGCTTCTTTGAAAGAAGGTAGTGCGCTAGCGCGGCCAACTCGTTTCAAGCGATTCAGTGTGAATAGTGATAAGAAGATTGGCCTGTATCGTAAACCGACCTTTACTAAGGGCAATCGGATCAGATGGTACGCGAAGCAGCCACGGTCGCGGCAACCCCAGTTTGTCGTCATCGGGGTGACCACGTCTAAACATGGTGTTCTCCGCTACCGGGTCAAGGACGTGAACCACCACTCGAAGACGTACGGAACGACCGGTTACGTGACGGCACGACGAGCATTTGTTAAACGAACCTACCATGTTCAGCGCCCCCAACTGATTACGGTGTTAAATCCGCAGGGAATCGATAGTTACCGGACGGCTAAACTGAAAGGAAAGGTCACGCACTATCGCCAGGGGCAACAGCTGAAGGTTCAACGGGTCGTCAAGCATCACCTGACTACCCGTTATCAGTTAACTAACGGTCGCTACGTGACGGCCAATAAGCAATTGGTTTATGCCGGCCGATTGAAATATCCACGACGCATCACCGTTAGGTACGGCGCAAACCTGTATCGGGACGTAAACTTCCACGCCCGGGCCGGCCAGCACTATGTTGGCCACCAAACCGTGCGAGTTTTGGGGTGGAACTATAGTGATCATGGCACACTCCGTTACCGAATTTCTGGCGGTTACGTGACGGCTAACCAACGTTACGTCAGCGCTACAACGCAGCATCTTTTGGCGGGAGAACGCCTATTGTAATCACCTGATAAAAAATGGCCACTCGGCGTAAACTGAGTGACCATTTTTATAGCCATAAGGGCAATTTTGGTGGGGAAATAATGTTGGTAAATATAATTTTAGTGATATTAGGTGTGCTAGACTAAGGGTGAAAACTGGTTAAGGTCAATCGATGGAGGCGGTAACAATGAGTGGATTAACTCCTAAACAACAAAGTGTCTTGCGTTGCAATCAGCCACAAACCCATAAATTGGGACCCAAGTGGGCCGCCGCAACGCTTTCCGTACTGGACAGCTTACTGAACTGGGGGTCGACCGGTTCGGAAGCACCCAATGGTGATGCTCTTAAGGGGGAGATCACCCGGTCAATCGATTGCCAGGAAGTGGCGGCCATGCAGCCGAAGGGGACCATTCCCGCCGAAGCCACCTTGGTCGCGGCGAGTCGGACTAAGCGAGTCAAGGCGGCGGTCCGGACCAACGCGACGATCAAGCGGACCAGAGTGCGGGTTAACCGTAGTTCCCTTTCGTAAGCTCAATAAACTAATAAATTATAATCTAAAACAGCGTTCGTTGCCGATTGGGGCAGCGAACGCTGTTTGCGCTTTACGGTTAATTAATGGAATTCGTCTTCGGCCATCTTGGCAAGTAAGTCGCGAGATGGGACGAAGAAGGCTTGGCCGGATAACAGCTTGGAGAAGGACAACAGGTAGTCCCCCTTTTCGACCATGTTGGTCAGCATTCCCTTGGTGACCTTCCAGTGCCGGGCGTAACCGATGAAGTAGGTTCCGGTGTTTCCGCCAGCCGGGTTGGAGTAAGGAACGTTCATCCGTACGATTTTTTGTTCGACACCGTTTTCGGTAAACTTAGACGCCACGTTATGGGCGTTTTTGAATTTATCGGCGTCGTCGAGTTCGTAATCGCTGAACTTTTCTCGTCCCACGGCTTTTTCTTGTTCTTCGGTCTTGAGGTGATTCCAGACGGGCATGTCGTGTTGCCACTTCTGCGCGAAGGCGTAGGACCCGTTTTCAAAAGTCGGGTCTTCGTCGCCGACTAACGCGTAGTCCGCGGCGTCTTCGATGGCTGGCGCTTCGGTCCCGTCGATGAAGCCGATGATGGCCCGGCCTTCAAAGTAACGGAAGCCCTGGGTTTCGTCGACCACGGTGGTCACGTCTTCCAATACGCGCCGGAATTGGGTCTGCGCTTCGTAGACCACGGCGTTGTCACTAGCCCGGATGTGCAAGAACAGGTCGCCTTCGGAAGCGGGCATCTCGTACTTCGGTCCTTTCAAGGTGGTGAAGGTTTCCAGTTCGGCTGGCTTGGGGGCGTCTGGGAACAGATAGTCCCAAGCAGCGTTGCTGATTCCGATAGCAACTTTGAGCTGTGAGCCGGTCTCCGGCTTAGCATCCCGAATCTTCAACGACCGAACAATGGCTTGTGAGCGGTCGGCGAACTCTTGGAAGACTTCGCGTTCGTGTTGTGGATCTTGACGATTAAACTTTAAAACGGTGAATTGAACGTGTTCCCCGGCATCTTCCCAGACATCTTGGGCGCGGCGTGGATCGATTGACATGTTAAATCCCTCCAGTTTGCTTAATTAGCTTCAGCGTACAAAAGCGCTGAAGGATAGTCAACAGATAAGGTGTGGGCGGCCGTAATTAATTAATCATTTGATAAACAATTAATTAATTCGGCACATTTTCGTGGTCTAAAATCTCGACATCTTCGCCGTGCGCTTGGCGGCGTTCGACATTGTCCTCACCCCATAAGCAAAGCTCATGTAAGATTTGCACCAGCGTTTCGCCGTAAGGGGACAGGGCGTATTCCACCTTGGGAGGGACCTGTTTGAAGACCTGACGGGTGATGATGCCGTCGTGTTCCAGTTCACGGAGTTGCTGAGTCAGCATCTTCTGAGAAATCTGGGGAATCGCCCGGGACAGTTCGCCGGTGCGCATGGTTTGGTGACGTAAATGACATAAGATTACGGTTTTCCACTTACCACCGATAACATCGATGGTGGCTTCAACGCCAATATGATAGGTTTTTGCGGGCATGGTAACCCCTCCTTGTAAGCGTTAAGTCTTAGTATAGCACGGGCCTAGGCGCTGAGGACCCTTTCGAGGGCCAACACCAGATAGTGGGCCTGCTGGTCGTCGTCCCAGTCGCGGTCGGGAAAGAGAATGTAACGGTCGATCACGTAGCCGCCCAACACGGACATGATGTGACGAAAAACGATGGGGAAGGGCCAGTTGACCATTAAGCCGCGGCGTTGGAAATCGGCAATCACCGTTTTAAAGGTGTTGACGAAGCTGGCGGGGGCGTTGGCGATAAATTCGACGCGCAGGTCTTCATTATAAAGAAGTTCGCTCAGAAAGACCTTGATGGCGTCTTGATTTTCGGCGGCAAAGGCCATCCGGTTACGCACGAAAAATTCCAGAAAGTCGTGTAGGTTGGTCATGGGCTGTTGTAGGGTTTCTTGTTTTAATTCGTCCAAGATATCGGGAATGATTTGGTGAATGATGGGGTCCAACGCGATGCGCAGAATATTGGCCTTGGACTTAAAGTGTTTGAACATGGTCCCTTCGGATTGATGGGCCGCCACGGCAATTTGGTGCGTACTGGTGTTGGCGTACCCCTGTTTGGCGAAGAGCTGGATACTGGTGATTAAGACGTCTTTTTGTTTTTGGGTGAGGTCCTTGGTGGCGTTAACCGCCGCGGGAAACTCAGCAAGGATTTTTTTATTGGGCATGGAAATCGCTCCTAACTAGGTCTTAGGTCCATTCTAGCTGAAAATAAGCAAAACGGGTAACGTCTTGTCAGGCGTTACCCGTTTTAGCATGAGGGGATGGGGCTAGTGTTGCTGAGCGATGTGACCATTCTTACGATAACCCAAGTAGGACTGGCAAATCGCGAGGATGACGTTGACCCAGTTGACCGTTGTAAACCAACCAGACAGTGCGGCAACACTGGTGGCACCGTAGAAGGCCCAGACGATGGCGATGACGTTGATCCAGGCGAACCACTTCATGAGAGATTGATTATGCGTCGCCAAGCAAGTCCAAATCCCGTTAACAATCAACCAAATGGCAAGAATCCAAAAACTAGTCGTAAACATCATAAAATCTCCCTTCGTTTTGTCGAGCGAGTAATCACTCGCCCTTAAGAACAACTTCATATTAACACCAAATTCGGAAAAGACAAGGGAAATTTGGAAAATAGTTGAGCGAAAATTTAGGTTTACCGAGAGAGACGGGGGGTGAGTGATTTAGTTAAGACGCTCGTTGAAATTTTAGAAGTTGTGAGAAATTCGGTTAAAAATGCGTTCACGTGTAATATTTATAGAATTATTTTGTCCATTATATATTTTATATTGCAACGTACATGCAGAATATGCATAGGATCTTTAATTATAAATGTTGTTATATCAGCGTTTATAGAACTAATTATACAAGGTGAAACCAGTTATTTAGGGTGGATCATGGTATGATCAACACTAGTAAGGTGGTTAAAAAAGGG
Above is a window of Levilactobacillus zymae DNA encoding:
- a CDS encoding SDR family oxidoreductase; the protein is MGQQLADQVMLITGAGSAIGRQTAALFAREGAKIIAVDLPGSALTTTVTQLTQAGLEAIAVPADVTNPTDVQTLLTTATQHFGRLDGLINHAGSMNRLIAPETFGDKLWDQVTTINTASVTLVTREALHVFTRQHHGVIVNVATIGAITGDQAETAYAASKRAITNLTKNTAYMYATHGIRTNAITPGNIQADVVEPLRVRRAQEAGGLQVATRTYDEIAQTALFLASNKASYVNGVIVSVDKGWTF
- a CDS encoding SDR family oxidoreductase, with the translated sequence MRYVITGATGHLGQAVVRQLAKLVDPQTIRLGVHTPAKAASFAAQGMTVKALDYRQPTTVQAVLQDADVAIYIPSKSHDSFSRVTEFEHVLSAVEGAHVGHLIVMGFIADQADNPFALSAFYGYVPRRLAQTNLSYTILRNALYADPLVPYLPELIDRHNVIYPMGDASLSFISLEESAAAFAKVAVTPALWRQTTYTLTQERSYTMPALAEVLSTVSGHTIGYAPVTLRQFAELYNQGNEGHMLASMYAGGARGLLATVTDDYRRIMGRPAQSLPDFLTAALRTQA
- a CDS encoding Rrf2 family transcriptional regulator encodes the protein MRYSHKLSDAVHILAYIDIYHDQNLASTAIAASVESNPALVRRLMVALRRAKLLTTQQGAAQPRLTRTPSEITLLDVYRAVADDGNLLHVDDKTNPQCIVGGNIQETLREAYQEVQQAAEAQMAQITLATLITQIWARQRQREAAER
- a CDS encoding KxYKxGKxW signal peptide domain-containing protein → MKGLTPKRQSELRRSNQKTHFKLYKAGTKWVTAAISAIGGLLGIGLTTTITAAANSNVGVAQEVDTNEVAATQAKGTIPATSESTASTSESASVSTAISQGSVASGSTARRSLADRDSAVNDSQTAASVSQRQAADTSEYQVYSTAKASTTAAQHSLSLQEISASVDSLQANTSVTDQQVSAVSEAESSLSDASSAISQSLSESVERQQLVDQSTSKSESLAELSAQAASKRAASAADDSVSQASMSTASFSQQESLVGSVSGSLSTVEVASMSTIADASASINSQNLAYASASQEIVDRTSIVDSEFEDSMASVKSMYDNLASVFNQSFADSELYDDSAELASRVSAIGSAATVNAAVRTSVAQTAAANESRYSAIVAAAASVSTALGSVATSVSLVSLSAWSQSEGSREAAVSTFEASLSGDSRQVTRQLSMVSASEASMSDLLAADSAASLSLRVVSANQGASTAAEQLTSVQADRQEAGREAASLSTAEGSLSQRVSRDQSQWSVTLDSQSLASASGDQSLSVKSASISEIVAERTSGQLASQVASTSTVYANQTSSLAAQSTQLASVASGASLSVSIFGLASQSIANELSTASASLVSLASTMGTLADNPSRSLISLIDGSTTFTASLTSTTSAYQSGLMSLSAQSLAAAAESLSVVSLSLVSQQRASQSVQQLADEVASRTASLATRKASLTNAVTSVIAAETSASTASASALQREQSLSASQWAASQASVSANEDSVASVNQVASVTAKTAASVAKTISETSQGDASVSASEVSLAQRISQDQSQWSVTEDSTAIRSESLKRSQAMVSESTRVSQRTSMANSQSTKLAEQSQSNAKSLESLGQQSTSALTAASAISTAVASLTKTSQAVQSLQESLTSLSEPDRAQSEALDSLAEQQQSVVTAQSQYSTSLTRVCLKTRSPI
- a CDS encoding DUF5776 domain-containing protein, whose translation is MQSESIAQSKASAASLSASISSSQVVSTSQSLSASAAVVASQSLSRQQSQSQSRSRSVAISLELSQSIAQSEAQFSTATSQSQNQVTRPIGAPTASLKEGSALARPTRFKRFSVNSDKKIGLYRKPTFTKGNRIRWYAKQPRSRQPQFVVIGVTTSKHGVLRYRVKDVNHHSKTYGTTGYVTARRAFVKRTYHVQRPQLITVLNPQGIDSYRTAKLKGKVTHYRQGQQLKVQRVVKHHLTTRYQLTNGRYVTANKQLVYAGRLKYPRRITVRYGANLYRDVNFHARAGQHYVGHQTVRVLGWNYSDHGTLRYRISGGYVTANQRYVSATTQHLLAGERLL
- a CDS encoding Dyp-type peroxidase — translated: MSIDPRRAQDVWEDAGEHVQFTVLKFNRQDPQHEREVFQEFADRSQAIVRSLKIRDAKPETGSQLKVAIGISNAAWDYLFPDAPKPAELETFTTLKGPKYEMPASEGDLFLHIRASDNAVVYEAQTQFRRVLEDVTTVVDETQGFRYFEGRAIIGFIDGTEAPAIEDAADYALVGDEDPTFENGSYAFAQKWQHDMPVWNHLKTEEQEKAVGREKFSDYELDDADKFKNAHNVASKFTENGVEQKIVRMNVPYSNPAGGNTGTYFIGYARHWKVTKGMLTNMVEKGDYLLSFSKLLSGQAFFVPSRDLLAKMAEDEFH
- a CDS encoding helix-turn-helix domain-containing protein, producing the protein MPAKTYHIGVEATIDVIGGKWKTVILCHLRHQTMRTGELSRAIPQISQKMLTQQLRELEHDGIITRQVFKQVPPKVEYALSPYGETLVQILHELCLWGEDNVERRQAHGEDVEILDHENVPN
- a CDS encoding TetR/AcrR family transcriptional regulator; translation: MPNKKILAEFPAAVNATKDLTQKQKDVLITSIQLFAKQGYANTSTHQIAVAAHQSEGTMFKHFKSKANILRIALDPIIHQIIPDILDELKQETLQQPMTNLHDFLEFFVRNRMAFAAENQDAIKVFLSELLYNEDLRVEFIANAPASFVNTFKTVIADFQRRGLMVNWPFPIVFRHIMSVLGGYVIDRYILFPDRDWDDDQQAHYLVLALERVLSA